The following are from one region of the Silene latifolia isolate original U9 population chromosome 9, ASM4854445v1, whole genome shotgun sequence genome:
- the LOC141599935 gene encoding structure-specific endonuclease subunit SLX1, which yields MMVKQLKLSHTFRSIKLHCNHNPNSEIKSTEISSPSRNQEWCVYLIASTNPPFKTYVGVTTDFSRRLKQHNGELRGGAKASRAGRPWLCACLVQGFSTHSLACQFESKWKNTSRKMPRKRTVEEEKDKVQHLLVRHRYAAMEKLKDSFDFDNLQVDWQFSPF from the exons ATGATGGTGAAGCAATTAAAGTTGTCTCATACATTTCGATCTATAAAGCTCCATTGTAATCATAATCCTAATTCTGAAATCAAATCAACAGAGATATCATCGCCTTCAAGAAACCAAGAATGGTGTGTATATCTCATCGCTTCCACAAATCCCCCTTTCAAGACTTATGTTGGCGTCACAACTGATTTCTCTCGCCG CCTGAAACAGCACAACGGCGAGCTTCGAGGCGGTGCTAAAGCCTCTCGAGCTGGAAGACCATGGCTTTGCGCTTGCCTTGTACAAGGTTTCTCTACTCATAGTCTAG CTTGCCAGTTTGAATCCAAATGGAAAAACACCTCCAGAAAAATGCCTCGTAAACGAACTGTGGAGGAAGAGAAAGACAAGGTTCAACACTTATTGGTGCGTCATAGATATGCTGCTATGGAGAAATTGAAGGATTCATTTGATTTTGACAATTTACAAGTAGATTGGCAATTCAGTCCCTTTTGA